From one Planctomycetia bacterium genomic stretch:
- a CDS encoding DUF1588 domain-containing protein, whose product LTPEHSFRDLAIPHGFEEATTELLVDMAWLVAGYQMRSNKSPRPLRYVEAADGDEPPQVDYRRAIDAQFGMVLQRDPEPDEVRDLLALGRRTEREAGRRQALQTVLTAVLAMPEAVFRVETGAGTPDSLGRVRLSPRETAFAISYALTDDPPDATLRAAAAEGKLATTDDVRREVTRLLGDESTDKPRLLRFFREYFEYTRRQEVFKDGRIRKHYIPEQLVEDADALVLSVLADDRDVLKRLLTTNEYFINICPGGKIGTNRPDRRQKWYYELFNLSREWTWQSEQPIKLPAAERSGILTHPAWLIAFSDNEKNQAIQRGKWIRTNLLGGTVPDVPIGVDAQLPTDPKLSLREKMQVTRQEYCWKCHERMDPLGLPFEHWDDFGIFRARELDRPVDITGEIRCGVAELDGPVTDSFEYLRRLSESRHVVQVFVRHAFRYWMGRNETLDDGPTLIDAEKAYLESGGSMQALVGALLTSDSFLYRRNRTTERPEAQAPPSTKTSTPPRNREKPKTP is encoded by the coding sequence TCCTCACGCCTGAGCACTCGTTCCGCGACTTGGCGATCCCCCACGGCTTCGAAGAGGCGACCACCGAGCTCTTAGTCGACATGGCCTGGCTCGTGGCGGGCTACCAGATGCGGTCGAACAAATCGCCTCGCCCGCTGCGGTACGTCGAAGCGGCCGACGGCGACGAGCCCCCGCAGGTCGATTACCGCCGCGCAATCGACGCTCAGTTCGGCATGGTGCTACAGCGCGATCCGGAGCCCGACGAAGTCCGCGATCTGCTGGCACTCGGCCGGCGCACCGAGCGCGAAGCCGGCCGACGGCAGGCCTTACAAACCGTTCTCACCGCCGTGCTCGCGATGCCCGAGGCCGTTTTTCGCGTCGAAACCGGCGCCGGAACGCCCGACTCACTCGGCCGCGTTCGACTCTCGCCCCGCGAAACCGCCTTCGCCATCAGCTACGCGCTCACTGACGATCCGCCCGACGCCACGCTCCGGGCCGCCGCGGCCGAAGGCAAGCTCGCGACCACCGACGACGTTCGCCGCGAAGTGACCCGCTTGCTCGGCGACGAATCGACCGACAAGCCCCGCCTGCTCCGCTTCTTCCGCGAGTACTTCGAATACACGCGCCGCCAGGAGGTGTTTAAGGACGGTCGGATCCGCAAGCACTACATCCCCGAGCAACTGGTCGAAGATGCCGACGCCTTGGTACTCTCGGTGCTGGCCGACGATCGCGACGTGCTCAAGCGGCTGCTGACCACGAACGAGTATTTCATCAATATCTGCCCCGGCGGGAAGATCGGCACGAACCGACCCGACCGCCGCCAGAAATGGTATTACGAGCTGTTCAATCTTTCGCGCGAGTGGACCTGGCAGAGCGAGCAGCCGATCAAGCTGCCGGCCGCCGAGCGCTCGGGCATCCTCACGCACCCGGCCTGGCTGATTGCTTTTTCCGACAACGAGAAGAACCAGGCGATCCAGCGGGGCAAGTGGATCCGCACGAACTTGCTCGGCGGCACCGTGCCCGACGTGCCGATCGGCGTCGACGCCCAATTGCCGACCGATCCGAAACTCTCGCTCCGCGAAAAGATGCAAGTCACGCGGCAGGAGTATTGCTGGAAATGCCACGAACGGATGGACCCGCTCGGGCTCCCCTTCGAGCACTGGGACGACTTTGGTATTTTCCGCGCGCGGGAACTTGATCGGCCGGTCGACATCACGGGCGAGATCCGATGTGGAGTCGCCGAACTCGACGGCCCGGTGACGGATTCATTCGAATACTTGCGGCGTTTGTCGGAGTCGCGGCACGTGGTGCAAGTGTTCGTTCGGCACGCCTTCCGCTACTGGATGGGCCGCAACGAAACCCTCGACGACGGGCCGACGCTGATCGACGCCGAAAAGGCCTACCTTGAAAGCGGCGGCAGCATGCAGGCCCTCGTCGGCGCGCTGCTGACTTCCGATTCGTTTCTCTATCGCCGCAACCGCACGACCGAGAGGCCGGAAGCCCAGGCACCGCCGTCGACGAAAACAAGCACTCCACCGCGAAACCGGGAAAAACCGAAAACGCCATGA
- a CDS encoding MBL fold metallo-hydrolase → MPDTAPHLRIELFPAADGDALLLQFRDATSTINILVDGGPRRTFANSLEARLHQLHSEGQALAAVIVTHIDTDHIGGILALLKENGPAVSPRVIRIDDVWHNGYRHLALPGRSPTQSEKLRVLSQTFASEDSPTDDISVREADTLAALITAYGYAWNGAYGGRAIVAGDTVSLANTIRTTVLSPNTEALERLAYQWRQSLLEMGVSHEAVDCPAFAHAFEANLLSAPDALDLEATISAADMIEPPPPDTFVEDTSPTNGSSMAFLMEWRHLRLLLLGDSWPSVVESTLKTSVTDHRAFDVVKVSHHGSRHNTSPSLSELAASRRYIVSTDGSKHALPNIESMLWLAAKSVPNAAFIFNYNTATATWMADERLTRRYGHHTTIGDGVRSIAITVAEGIPDGT, encoded by the coding sequence ATGCCAGACACAGCTCCCCATCTGAGGATTGAACTGTTTCCGGCCGCAGATGGCGATGCACTATTGCTTCAGTTCCGTGACGCAACATCCACCATTAATATTCTCGTGGACGGAGGCCCTCGAAGGACATTCGCGAATTCGCTAGAAGCTCGGCTGCATCAACTGCATTCCGAAGGACAGGCTTTGGCGGCAGTCATCGTCACACACATCGACACAGATCACATAGGAGGCATACTCGCCCTTTTGAAGGAAAATGGCCCGGCAGTGTCGCCACGTGTTATTCGAATAGATGATGTGTGGCACAACGGTTATCGACACCTTGCCTTACCCGGTCGTTCTCCCACGCAATCGGAAAAGCTCCGGGTGCTTTCGCAAACCTTCGCCTCCGAAGATAGCCCAACGGACGACATTAGCGTGCGCGAGGCAGACACTCTCGCTGCGCTAATAACTGCGTATGGATATGCATGGAACGGGGCCTACGGCGGCCGCGCAATTGTGGCCGGTGATACCGTCTCCCTAGCAAATACCATTCGCACAACAGTGCTTTCGCCAAATACTGAAGCCTTGGAACGGCTCGCGTACCAGTGGCGGCAATCACTATTAGAAATGGGCGTATCTCATGAAGCGGTTGATTGCCCGGCGTTTGCACACGCATTCGAAGCAAATCTGCTAAGCGCGCCAGACGCGCTGGATCTTGAAGCAACTATTTCAGCCGCTGACATGATAGAGCCTCCTCCCCCGGACACTTTTGTCGAGGACACATCGCCAACCAACGGTAGTTCCATGGCGTTTCTCATGGAGTGGCGACATCTACGACTCCTGCTTCTCGGCGACTCTTGGCCCAGTGTTGTTGAAAGCACATTAAAGACGTCGGTTACTGACCATCGCGCTTTTGATGTTGTAAAGGTGTCTCATCACGGCAGCCGCCACAACACTTCACCCTCTCTGTCCGAGCTAGCGGCATCGCGCCGCTATATTGTATCTACTGACGGTAGCAAGCACGCACTTCCAAATATCGAGTCTATGTTATGGCTTGCGGCCAAATCCGTGCCGAACGCCGCTTTCATCTTCAATTATAATACGGCGACTGCCACATGGATGGCCGATGAGCGGCTGACACGCCGATATGGACATCACACTACGATTGGCGACGGGGTGCGGTCGATAGCTATCACTGTCGCTGAGGGCATCCCAGATGGCACCTGA
- a CDS encoding ATP-grasp domain-containing protein, whose protein sequence is MKLFYDEFDLPIAAKLRDPRLAWLLELGAEEISRAAVDDEGFLFAYQHGDDARYRELVADRPRIFDRPETRAELFRLDAVLERLADRGVDMPTPRTWKLEVDDPPPADLTFPLFVRTPKSSWKRGGTQARARNLKELDDEIDLLRRAFGWDMPILAREWIDVAVAGKYMFGDAPQEVRVWLVDGRPVAWSFHYLHVVATPRGFPLKPNDTDQLADMAAKIGAAFDARLVVADFIRDRAGKWWFLEAGPGSAAGTAHQEVFQYVARRLRGENPPLVGDAVGASF, encoded by the coding sequence GTGAAACTCTTCTACGACGAGTTCGATCTGCCGATCGCGGCCAAGCTGCGCGACCCGCGCCTCGCCTGGCTCCTCGAACTCGGTGCCGAAGAGATCTCACGCGCCGCTGTCGACGACGAAGGTTTCTTGTTCGCCTACCAGCACGGCGACGACGCCCGCTACCGCGAGCTGGTCGCTGATCGACCGCGAATTTTCGACCGCCCTGAGACGCGGGCCGAGTTGTTTCGGCTCGACGCCGTGCTCGAGCGACTCGCCGATCGGGGCGTCGACATGCCTACGCCCCGCACCTGGAAACTCGAGGTCGACGATCCGCCGCCGGCCGATCTGACGTTTCCGCTATTCGTCCGAACTCCGAAATCGTCGTGGAAGCGGGGGGGCACGCAGGCCCGCGCGCGGAACCTGAAGGAACTCGACGACGAGATCGATCTCCTACGCCGGGCGTTCGGTTGGGATATGCCGATTTTGGCTCGCGAGTGGATCGACGTGGCCGTGGCGGGCAAGTATATGTTCGGCGACGCACCGCAGGAGGTTCGGGTCTGGCTCGTCGATGGTCGGCCGGTTGCCTGGTCGTTCCACTATCTGCACGTCGTCGCCACGCCGCGCGGCTTTCCTCTGAAGCCGAACGACACCGATCAACTGGCCGACATGGCCGCAAAAATCGGCGCGGCGTTCGACGCACGGCTGGTCGTTGCCGACTTTATTCGCGACCGCGCCGGAAAATGGTGGTTCTTAGAAGCGGGCCCCGGCTCGGCCGCCGGCACGGCGCACCAGGAAGTGTTCCAATACGTCGCCCGCCGCCTCCGCGGCGAGAATCCGCCGCTGGTAGGCGACGCGGTAGGCGCGAGCTTCTAG
- a CDS encoding DUF1552 domain-containing protein, with amino-acid sequence MTTRLARRDVLKGFSLGAGGLVLQPFVERLARAADGELPPTRFLFVVEGNGVPPRQLHPEKLPWLEREARDKVAVHALSDIPLPPALAPVEPFKDRLAIIQGLSGRMCTGGHSSDHGALGAYYANSGRNIVGPTIDGLLGRTFPGIFSNVVLGIASDAEQSVIFNCSADAPGRSLPTICRPDIAYSRLFGSVAEGEAKASFSARRNLLDYMQGDVRRVRNRLGSVDREKFDSLLGAYESLSKTSERLVGARERLQRAAPTVTDKYASAVETDRLDAHFDLAAASMIGGLTNVATIASGVGFPYFNVLFNGLGIELQKHQIGHLLYNEDDRTGWELAQKIRAFHFGLIARFMQKLNEVPEGDGTMLDNTVVVYLSDAAETHHSRCFEWPMVVLGGARGKLKTGGRYIQLPDYGKPNHRTINTLYNTLLYAAGKPRDDFGSPDPNLEEPAYRGPLAELS; translated from the coding sequence ATGACAACTCGCCTCGCGCGTCGCGACGTTCTGAAAGGTTTTTCGCTCGGTGCCGGCGGCCTGGTGCTGCAGCCGTTCGTCGAGCGGTTGGCCCGCGCGGCCGACGGCGAGCTGCCGCCGACCCGCTTCCTGTTCGTCGTCGAAGGAAACGGCGTGCCGCCGCGGCAGCTCCATCCGGAGAAACTGCCGTGGTTGGAACGCGAAGCTCGCGACAAAGTCGCGGTACACGCGCTCAGTGATATCCCCTTGCCGCCGGCGCTCGCGCCGGTCGAGCCGTTCAAAGACCGCTTGGCGATCATTCAAGGTCTCTCGGGCCGAATGTGCACCGGAGGCCACTCGAGCGACCACGGCGCGCTCGGCGCCTATTATGCCAACAGCGGCCGCAACATCGTCGGCCCGACGATCGACGGTCTCTTGGGCCGAACCTTCCCCGGCATTTTTTCCAACGTCGTGCTAGGCATCGCCTCCGACGCCGAACAGTCGGTCATCTTCAATTGCTCGGCCGATGCCCCGGGCCGAAGCCTGCCGACGATCTGCCGCCCCGACATCGCCTACTCCCGCCTGTTCGGCAGCGTCGCCGAAGGAGAGGCCAAGGCGAGTTTTTCCGCCCGCCGCAACTTGCTCGACTACATGCAAGGCGACGTCCGCCGCGTGCGCAACCGGCTCGGCTCGGTCGACCGCGAAAAGTTCGACTCGCTGCTCGGGGCCTACGAAAGCCTCTCCAAGACTTCCGAGCGCCTGGTCGGGGCTCGCGAGCGGCTCCAGCGTGCGGCACCCACGGTAACCGACAAGTACGCCTCGGCCGTCGAGACCGACCGCCTCGACGCCCACTTCGACTTAGCGGCCGCTTCGATGATCGGCGGCCTGACGAACGTGGCGACGATCGCCTCGGGGGTCGGCTTCCCGTATTTCAACGTTTTGTTCAACGGCCTGGGAATCGAGCTGCAAAAGCATCAGATCGGTCACTTGCTCTACAACGAAGACGACCGCACCGGCTGGGAGCTGGCCCAGAAAATCCGGGCCTTCCATTTCGGGCTGATCGCGCGCTTCATGCAGAAGCTCAACGAGGTGCCGGAAGGGGACGGCACGATGCTCGACAACACGGTGGTGGTCTACCTGAGCGACGCGGCCGAAACGCACCACAGCCGCTGCTTCGAATGGCCGATGGTGGTACTAGGCGGCGCACGAGGCAAGTTGAAAACAGGCGGCCGCTACATTCAATTGCCCGACTACGGCAAACCAAACCACCGCACGATCAACACGCTCTACAACACGCTGCTTTACGCCGCGGGCAAACCGCGCGACGACTTCGGCAGCCCCGACCCGAACCTCGAAGAACCCGCCTACCGCGGCCCCCTGGCGGAACTGTCTTAG